From the Haloarcula sp. H-GB4 genome, one window contains:
- a CDS encoding ABC transporter substrate-binding protein: protein MTGSDGATFERLTRREIVKGSGALALGGLLAGCSGDSSQESSVAETSDMTTDTGASATETDPATSGGAYSVTMEPVGTVEFETVPETIAPFTADYIDMLVALGHGDAVQSIWYRGRYKTLHYEELDGVSIGLDGLTQLWNDGVSKEPFYEMDADLHLIDPNALIDWLGAWNQSDLAEIRENVAPFLGNLIFRRTDDWHDYRYYSLYEAFEKVAEMVQERARFEAIRSLHNELVETVQARLPAPEQRPNAALMFAGEEPEAFTPYRISGSGANKEHFQTLGISDAFADTGVEGYSGSELLDYETLLEIDPDSLLLRYHREGKTREEFENSVLAYMKDHEVGSRLRAVQNDRVFRGGPIYTGPLHNLFMIERYAKRYFPEEFTEAHLFDREHLATIINDGRDE, encoded by the coding sequence ATGACTGGCTCGGACGGAGCGACGTTCGAACGACTGACACGGAGAGAAATTGTCAAAGGCAGCGGGGCACTCGCTCTCGGTGGATTGCTCGCCGGATGTTCGGGCGATAGTAGTCAGGAGTCTTCAGTGGCCGAGACCAGCGACATGACCACAGATACCGGAGCGAGCGCTACTGAGACCGATCCAGCGACTTCCGGCGGGGCGTATTCAGTGACGATGGAGCCAGTCGGAACCGTCGAATTCGAAACTGTGCCCGAGACAATCGCCCCGTTCACCGCGGACTATATCGATATGCTGGTCGCGCTCGGTCACGGCGACGCAGTACAGTCGATCTGGTACCGTGGACGGTACAAGACGCTGCACTATGAGGAACTCGATGGAGTGTCTATTGGCCTCGACGGGCTCACACAGCTCTGGAACGATGGCGTCTCGAAAGAACCGTTCTACGAGATGGACGCAGACCTGCACCTCATCGATCCCAACGCACTTATCGACTGGCTTGGGGCGTGGAATCAGTCGGACCTCGCAGAGATTCGGGAGAACGTCGCACCGTTTCTCGGGAACCTCATCTTCCGGCGGACCGATGACTGGCACGACTACCGGTACTACAGCCTGTACGAGGCGTTCGAGAAAGTGGCTGAGATGGTTCAGGAACGGGCGCGCTTCGAGGCGATCCGTTCACTCCACAACGAACTGGTCGAAACGGTGCAGGCTCGGCTCCCAGCACCGGAGCAGCGACCGAACGCCGCGCTCATGTTCGCCGGCGAGGAGCCGGAAGCGTTCACGCCGTATCGGATCAGCGGGAGCGGAGCCAACAAGGAACACTTCCAGACGCTCGGAATTTCCGACGCCTTTGCTGATACCGGCGTCGAAGGATACTCCGGCTCAGAATTACTCGATTACGAGACGTTGCTTGAGATAGATCCGGACTCACTCCTTCTGCGATACCATCGCGAAGGGAAGACCCGTGAGGAGTTCGAGAACTCAGTACTCGCCTATATGAAAGACCACGAAGTGGGCAGTCGGTTGCGGGCCGTCCAGAATGACAGGGTGTTTCGCGGCGGCCCGATCTACACCGGCCCGTTGCATAACCTATTCATGATCGAACGGTACGCGAAGCGGTACTTCCCCGAGGAGTTCACAGAGGCGCACCTGTTCGACCGGGAGCACCTCGCGACAATTATCAACGACGGTAGAGACGAATAA
- a CDS encoding sugar porter family MFS transporter, whose amino-acid sequence MSTATIRDVLSGGGDRFVYVVSALAALNGLLFGFDTGIISGAFLFIQDSFVMSPLVEGIIVSGAMAGAAAGAAVGGQLADRLGRRRLILIAAIVFFVGSFTMAVAPTVPVLVAGRLIDGVAIGFASIVGPLYISEIAPPEIRGGLTSLNQLMVTTGILLSYFVNYAFADAGAWRWMLGAGIVPAVVLAIGILKMPESPRWLFEHGQKDEARAVLKRTRSDGVEQELDEIEETVETQSETGVRDLLAPWLRPALVVGLGLAVFQQITGINAVIYYAPTILESTGLGSVASILATVGIGTINVVMTVVAIMLVDRVGRRRLLLVGVGGMVATLAVLGTVFYLPGLEGGLGIIATISLMLFVSFFAIGLGPVFWLLISEIYPLSVRGSAMGVVTVANWGANLLVSLTFPVLTDGVGTSATFWLFGLCSLLGLVFVYRYVPETKGRTLEAIEDDLRQNISLAD is encoded by the coding sequence ATGTCCACAGCTACCATACGCGATGTCCTCAGCGGTGGCGGCGACCGGTTCGTCTACGTCGTCTCCGCGTTAGCCGCGCTGAACGGACTGTTGTTCGGGTTCGACACCGGGATCATCTCGGGCGCGTTCCTGTTCATTCAGGACTCGTTCGTCATGTCGCCGCTCGTCGAGGGGATCATTGTCAGTGGCGCGATGGCAGGGGCCGCGGCCGGCGCGGCTGTGGGTGGCCAGTTGGCCGACCGCCTCGGTCGCCGTCGCCTCATCCTCATCGCGGCTATCGTGTTCTTCGTCGGATCGTTCACGATGGCCGTCGCGCCGACCGTCCCCGTCCTCGTCGCCGGTCGGCTTATCGACGGCGTCGCTATCGGCTTCGCGTCGATTGTCGGCCCGCTGTACATCTCTGAAATCGCACCACCAGAGATCCGTGGCGGACTCACCTCGCTCAATCAGCTCATGGTGACTACCGGAATCCTGCTCTCGTATTTCGTCAACTACGCGTTCGCCGACGCTGGCGCGTGGCGCTGGATGCTCGGTGCCGGGATAGTCCCGGCCGTCGTTCTTGCTATTGGCATTCTGAAGATGCCTGAGAGCCCACGTTGGCTCTTCGAGCATGGGCAGAAAGACGAGGCCAGAGCCGTGCTCAAGCGAACGCGGTCCGACGGTGTCGAGCAGGAACTCGACGAGATCGAAGAGACCGTCGAAACACAGTCCGAAACCGGCGTTCGGGACCTGCTGGCTCCGTGGCTCCGTCCCGCGCTCGTGGTCGGGCTTGGACTCGCTGTCTTCCAGCAGATTACCGGTATCAACGCGGTCATCTACTACGCCCCGACAATTCTCGAGTCCACCGGCCTTGGAAGTGTGGCCTCGATCCTCGCGACAGTCGGCATCGGGACGATCAACGTAGTGATGACGGTCGTGGCAATCATGCTTGTCGACCGCGTCGGTCGTCGCCGGCTCTTGCTTGTCGGTGTCGGCGGGATGGTTGCGACCCTCGCCGTCCTCGGTACCGTATTTTACCTTCCCGGGCTCGAAGGCGGCCTCGGTATTATCGCCACGATCAGCCTGATGCTGTTCGTGTCCTTTTTTGCAATCGGTCTCGGCCCGGTCTTCTGGCTCCTGATATCTGAGATATACCCGCTTTCCGTTCGCGGGTCGGCGATGGGCGTCGTTACTGTCGCCAACTGGGGTGCGAATCTCCTCGTGTCGCTGACGTTCCCCGTCCTCACTGACGGCGTCGGAACCTCTGCGACGTTCTGGCTGTTCGGTCTCTGCAGTCTCCTGGGACTGGTGTTCGTCTACCGTTACGTCCCCGAAACCAAGGGCCGGACGCTTGAGGCAATCGAAGACGACCTCCGGCAGAACATCTCGTTGGCTGACTGA